The following coding sequences are from one Culex quinquefasciatus strain JHB chromosome 1, VPISU_Cqui_1.0_pri_paternal, whole genome shotgun sequence window:
- the LOC6054433 gene encoding GATOR complex protein NPRL2 — protein sequence MATINQTNQFYEGCGREGPIRCILLSEFHAVAGSKISCQVPENYIAKEVFDSIRFFIIPKPQLQRCTLTVNALGHKVIGYPVKIDHTRYPRNAFYFNLCFVCDSWARSVQYEAVVKKLSEYLLMMEEETSFLSNPDNNTRIQNLLSCILRDLNEKQVATIVEGETTIYLKIVRLKPDPPPVQDHQVPLICKGFENISLEAWDLTTQQVIPFINGINHVARIAAEADVENQLVKSCIQNLVYYGVVQLLPLLKYSNVYMCTRNLQNLSKDRQFAEDCRHYVKLQTEKETPRLPSLHKILQLYSQMTHGVTLRALCQRLCPRDNAIDERKLVTFGLQHCLIRCINKYPIFTGSYPSARHKLYTGLNSLDEICCKTGLTPSRIEEDIDVDSNVTVIWK from the exons ATGGCCACCATCAACCAGACGAACCAGTTCTACGAGGGTTGCGGCCGCGAGGGTCCCATCCGGTGCATCTTGCTGAGCGAGTTCCACGCCGTGGCGGGCTCTAAGATTAGCTGCCAGGTGCCGGAGAACTACATCGCCAAGGAGGTGTTCGACTCGATCCGGTTCTTCATCATTCCGAAGCCCCAGCTGCAGCGGTGCACGTTGACGGT GAACGCCCTTGGCCATAAGGTTATCGGCTACCCGGTGAAGATTGACCACACTCGCTACCCGAGGAATGCATTTTACTTCAATCTTTGTTTCGTGTGCGACAGTTGGGCTCGTTCCGTGCAGTACGAAGCCGTCGTAAAGAAACTATCCGAATACCTGCTGATGATGGAGGAGGAAACTTCTTTCTTGTCCAATCCGGACAACAACACCCGCATCCAGAACCTGCTAAGCTGTATCCTGCGAGATCTGAATGAGAAGCAGGTAGCTACCATCGTTGAAGGAGAAACCACAATCTATCTTAAGATTGTTCGTCTCAAACCGGATCCTCCCCCAGTTCAAGATCACCAAGTCCCGCTCATCTGCAAGGGCTTCGAGAACATATCGCTTGAAGCGTGGGACCTCACCACCCAACAGGTCATCCCGTTCATCAACGGCATCAACCACGTGGCTCGCATCGCCGCCGAAGCCGACGTCGAGAACCAGCTGGTCAAGTCCTGCATCCAGAACCTGGTCTACTACGGCGTCGTTCAGCTTCTCCCGCTCCTAAAATACAGCAACGTCTACATGTGCACCCGTAACCTGCAGAACCTCAGCAAAGACCGCCAGTTTGCGGAAGACTGTCGTCACTACGTGAAGCTCCAAACGGAAAAGGAAACCCCTCGCCTTCCTTCCCTTCACAAAATCCTCCAACTGTACTCCCAAATGACGCACGGAGTCACCCTGCGGGCACTCTGTCAACGGCTCTGCCCGCGGGACAACGCAATCGACGAGCGGAAGCTGGTCACGTTTGGGCTGCAGCATTGCCTGATTCGGTGCATCAACAAGTATCCGATCTTCACGGGGTCCTATCCAAGTGCGAGACATAAGCTGTACACCGGGTTGAATAGTTTGGACGAGATTTGCTGCAAGACTGGGCTGACGCCCAGCAGGATCGAAGAGGACATCGATGTGGACTCGAATGTGACGGTGATTTGGAAGTGA
- the LOC119765154 gene encoding uncharacterized protein LOC119765154 — MEDSTHSSPVPVPRPRQRANNNNSSANPEVDKVNNNASQDVPDCISSIKPYVSPYPKLDYENVEIVIPPKKPAPVETPQSDGSRPVPAPRRTKVVIQEADDRATFYQNVTPASTTGAVRKSSSITSPTPCPAITTVHNDLRSNVTPASPSGSSPKRFSFEGEDPSFRRSESDGVSVGSSDSSGRKYKTTSPGELFKTIGATSRMLTESITERVTHKTKKVATKLDKNYKSSKSSIANWSSGASNKFKNVSKSINSFSEDKLSLSLTKNKTKRSNSTGDDDFLERRQTAPPENSDLMRNIQFNSPLNNKVNNREDLTKGGSSSSSTYDIPKNAKRTNFEDPPPYEEPTLKSKSNSSASLASASSSSTNPPGTFTRNSGISQSLYSRVVPKKDRGGGDTPSPAPLRHKNKSESNLHGSKFYIDSVREVDIDSSTENIPPPKFPAPILQDSAKTESPYGKLNIIPRQCSSSSSEEDNNLPEMLKRVHIRKKTENYENVTPSGSTASDRATCNSVQRIFSRRSSSIGEMRNNLNLRSDSWNFYDVSSREETQREEEEEDDSSRLSTPEPTYVNDGQIYGQICDMETSLLKPEPARPPRHDYDEVSISDIIDEFDPLAQRRSLAAILEKTGKNVELTLIENILSAESYGRRVTVESSDESTEDSPKQLPKPPMRSDSLLDTSSKHEPPNKETPPIPKRKKSREAKRSMIIHQNLQLPSDSVENLVDEAEVQPYLAVVEEPSTNPEPVDLSYPGSSQGPQSSWFVAEGATAAEPEKFLKNTNVNPINENVGGKQVEKIQKELPSELACIAEDDTYLPSYQEATAGGDPLQEPLPSTSKPSVKSKLLNALKRRSSLKGKGDVRTMLEMVPKPLLTERFISHHGHLLKFPSGMIGDVFNELTPRSVVLKEKIIQTYQDPQKTQPKETLHLKFILSLQCVIQHKFNSEGGLDLHCFEVVLAMPKKDGGSGANQQLVTNPNLVITSTNCGNVKTQRQSHMFGVHKRSDRNLWMAKILQSVTDVFPENCLAEFTRGGWCYMKKSVSSEWSGAWLLLAKRKLYFYNYQDRQLEQLDLRKARCIGGIESDESIKNLHVEQGPTLFIDCPPYATLYYVMSSPRETQIWRKIIKDTAHKNGGSLHSQQLTKNDVPVLIDKCINFIYAHGSMSEGIYRKSGSASQVTKILQLFKEDAFAVQLIRGEFSEYDVAGALKKFIRDIPNSFFGNHSISFVSIATLNSLKDKIDSYKELLGRLPKVEYHTLKKLIGHLSFIASLEQHNKMGIPNLAMIWGSTLMANSSQNMEAEQYSYSQDEADVVADLIKLYKNLFTITPEEVKKELLMMQVLQKYHAAAENISDTVKHSGDFKVWITIDCDGKDGGSEDKTQINVTLTPTKTASDICKELAGKTPYQWYQLTLFEVIGDGALVRPVHYSEKALESVLRWTYWEEADRKSNYLAVRPNTLLNDVIRQIQKAPVLTPITELKFADRKSKTLRSFKLQLIGKEIVVLKMDKKDRSTLEEVTKIDLSRVYAYIGREAKRDQAGLRWAITLVEQDFRKRSRDSPFIGHLFGGVDFNEQILWYSSILHSLHRDDILPSSDLFF; from the exons ATGGAGGACTCAACCCATTCCTCACCGGTTCCCGTGCCAAGACCCCGCCAACgtgccaacaacaacaacagtagtGCCAACCCCGAGGTTGACAAGGTCAACAACAACGCTAGCCAAGATGTGCCAGACTGTATCAGCAGCATAAAACCATACGTTTCACCTTACCCGAAGCTGGACTACGAAAACGTAGAGATCGTCATACCCCCTAAGAAACCGGCACCCGTTGAAACACCTCAGAGCGATGGTTCCCGACCAGTGCCGGCGCCTCGCCGGACGAAAGTCGTCATTCAGGAAGCGGACGACAGAGCTACGTTCTACCAGAACGTAACACCTGCGAGCACGACGGGTGCCGTAAGGAAGTCCTCCAGCATCACAAGTCCGACACCCTGTCCAGCGATCACGACAGTTCACAATGACCTGCGAAGCAACGTGACGCCGGCTTCGCCAAGTGGAAGTAGTCCGAAACGGTTCAGCTTCGAAGGTGAAGATCCCAGCTTTCGGCGGAGTGAATCCGATGGAGTTTCGGTTGGGAGTAGCGACAGCAGTGGTCGCAAATACAAGACTACGTCACCGGGGGAGCTGTTCAAGACGATTGGGGCTACCTCGAGGATGCTGACGGAGTCGATCACCGAGCGGGTTACGCACAAGACCAAGAAGGTCGCCACCAAGTTGGACAAGAACTATAAGAGCTCCAAGAGCTCGATTGCCAACTGGAGTTCGGGGGCGAGCAACAAGTTCAAAAACGTCAGCAAGTCGATCAACAGCTTCTCGGAGGATAAGCTCTCGCTGTCGTTGACGAAGAACAAGACAAAGCGAAGCAACAGCACCGGAGACGACGACTTTCTGGAACGTCGTCAGACGGCTCCACCGGAGAACAGTGATCTCATGAGAAACATTCAGTTCAACAGTCCGTTGAACAATAAAGTTAACAACAGGGAAGACCTAACCAAGGGGGGTTCGTCTTCCTCGTCCACGTATGACATTCCGAAAAACGCCAAGCGCACCAACTTTGAGGATCCTCCTCCGTACGAGGAGCCTACGTTGAAGAGCAAATCGAATAGCAGCGCCAGCCTGGCGTCAGCCTCGTCTTCCTCAACGAATCCCCCAGGCACCTTCACCAGAAACAGTGGCATAAGTCAGAGTCTGTACAGTCGAGTCGTCCCGAAGAAGGATCGCGGAGGAGGGGACACCCCCAGTCCGGCACCTCTCCGCCACAAGAACAAATCCGAATCGAACCTCCACGGGTCTAAATTCTACATCGACTCCGTTCGCGAGGTGGACATCGACAGCAGTACGGAGAACATTCCACCGCCAAAGTTCCCGGCACCTATTCTGCAGGACTCTGCCAAGACGGAAAGTCCCTACGGAAAGCTCAACATCATTCCACGCCAGTGCAGTAGCAGTTCCTCCGAGGAGGACAACAACCTGCCGGAAATGCTCAAGCGGGTGCACATCCGCAAGAAGACGGAAAACTACGAGAACGTCACCCCATCCGGGTCGACAGCATCCGACAGGGCAACGTGCAATTCAGTGCAGAGGATCTTCTCCCGTCGATCTTCCTCGATCGGCGAGATGCGCAACAATCTCAACCTGCGGTCCGATTCGTGGAACTTTTACGACGTCAGCAGTCGGGAAGAGACTCAGcgggaagaggaggaggaggacgataGCTCGCGGTTGAGCACGCCAGAGCCTACGTACGTAAACGATGGACAAATTTACGGGCAGATCTGTGACATGGAGACGTCGCTGCTCAAGCCGGAACCGGCTAGGCCGCCACGGCACGATTACGACGAGGTGTCTATCTCCGATATCATCGACGAGTTTGATCCGTTGGCGCAGAGACGATCGTTAGCTGCGATCCTGGAGAAAACCGGAAAGAACGTTGAACTCACCTTGATCGAGAACATCCTGAGCGCGGAATCCTACGGGAGACGCGTCACGGTGGAATCTTCCGACGAAAGTACGGAAGATTCGCCGAAACAACTGCCGAAGCCGCCGATGCGGTCGGATTCGCTGCTTGATACGTCCTCCAAGCACGAACCTCCAAACAAGGAGACACCACCGATCCCGAAGCGCAAAAAGTCTCGCGAAGCCAAACGCAGCATGATCATTCACCAGAACCTGCAGCTGCCGTCGGATAGCGTTGAAAACTTAGTAGACGAAGCGGAAGTTCAACCGTACCTCGCGGTAGTTGAGGAACCCAGCACCAATCCAGAACCGGTTGATCTAAGCTACCCGGGAAGCAGTCAGGGTCCGCAAAGCAGCTGGTTCGTGGCGGAAGGGGCCACCGCAGCGGAACCGGAAAAGTTCCTGAAGAACACGAACGTAAACCCGATCAACGAGAACGTCGGCGGGAAGCAGGTTGAGAAGATCCAGAAGGAGCTGCCGTCGGAGCTGGCGTGCATCGCCGAAGATGACACTTACCTGCCCTCCTATCAGGAGGCTACCGCAGGAGGAGATCCTCTGCAGGAGCCGCTTCCGTCGACGAGCAAACCGAGCGTAAAGTCAAAGCTGTTGAACGCGTTGAAGCGGAGGTCAAGCCTCAAGGGGAAGGGGGATGTGAGGACCATGCTGGAAATGGTTCCTAAACCGTTGCTCACGGAGCGTTTCATCAGTCACCACGGACATCTGCTAAAGTTCCCATCGGGGATGATCGGTGACGTGTTCAACGAGTTGACACCGCGCTCGGTAGTGCTGAAGGAGAAAATCATCCAGACGTATCAGGATCCGCAGAAGACGCAACCGAAGGAGACGCTACACCTCAAGTTCATCCTGAGCTTGCAGTGCGTCATTCAGCACAAGTTCAACAGCGAAGGTGGACTGGATCTGCACTGCTTCGAGGTCGTGCTGGCGATGCCGAAGAAGGACGGAGGTTCGGGAGCGAATCAGCAGCTCGTTACGAACCCGAACTTGGTGATTACGAGCACCAACTGCGGGAACGTCAAGACCCAGCGACAGTCGCACATGTTTGGCGTGCACAAGCGCTCCGATCGGAACCTCTGGATGGCGAAGATTCTGCAGTCGGTGACGGATGTGTTTCCGGAGAACTGTTTGGCGGAGTTCACACGAGGTGGTTGGTGTTACATGAAGAAGTCGGTGTCCTCCGAGTGGAGCGGAGCTTGGTTGCTGCTGGCGAAACGGAAGCTGTACTTTTACAACTACCAGGATCGACAGCTGGAGCAGCTTGACCTGAGGAAAGCTCGCTGCATCGGCGGGATCGAGTCGGACGAGTCCATCAAGAATCTGCACGTGGAGCAAGGGCCGACGCTGTTCATCGACTGTCCACCGTACGCGACGCTGTACTATGTGATGAGTTCCCCGCGGGAGACACAAATTTGGAGGAAGATCATCAAGGACACGGCGCACAAGAACGGTGGCAGTCTGCACTCGCAGCAGCTGACGAAGAACGACGTCCCGGTGCTGATCGACAAGTGCATCAATTTTATCTACGCGCACGGATCGATGTCGGAGGGAATCTACCGCAAGTCGGGATCCGCTAGCCAGGTCACGAAGATTCTGCAGCTGTTCAAGGAGGACGCGTTTGCGGTGCAGTTGATTCGAGGAGAATTCAGCGAATACGACGTCGCCGGGGCGTTGAAGAAGTTCATCCGAGACATTCCGAATTCATTTTTTGGTAACCACTCGATCAGTTTCGTTAGCATCGCCACGTTGAACTCGCTGAAGGACAAAATCGACTCGTACAAGGAACTGCTGGGGAGACTGCCGAAAGTTGAGTACCACACGCTGAAGAAGCTGATCGGTCACCTGAGCTTCATCGCCTCGCTGGAGCAGCACAACAAGATGGGCATCCCAAACCTGGCCATGATCTGGGGATCGACGCTGATGGCCAACTCCAGCCAGAACATGGAGGCCGAGCAGTACAGCTACTCGCAGGACGAGGCGGATGTCGTGGCGGACTTGATCAAGCTGTACAAGAACCTGTTTACGATCACGCCGGAAGAGGTCAAGAAGGAGCTGCTGATGATGCAGGTGCTACAAAAGTACCACGCTGCGGCGGAGAACATATCCGATACGGTGAAACATTCCGGAGACTTTAAGGTGTGGATCACGATCGATTGCGATGGGAAGGATGGCGGAAGTGAGGACAAGACTCAGATCAATGTGACGTTGACGCCGACGAAGACAGCGTCAGATATTTGCAAGGAACTTGCCGGGAAGACGCCGTATCAGTGGTATCAACTGACGCTTTTTGAGGTTATTGGGGATGGAGCGTTAGTACGACCGGTTCATTACAGCGAAAAAGCCCTGGAGAGCGTTTTGAG GTGGACCTACTGGGAGGAAGCGGACCGCAAGAGCAACTACCTGGCGGTTCGGCCAAACACCCTGCTGAACGACGTGATCCGCCAGATCCAGAAGGCCCCCGTGCTGACGCCCATAACGGAGCTCAAGTTTGCCGACCGGAAGAGTAAGACGTTGCGCAGCTTCAAGCTGCAGCTGATCGGGAAGGAAATTGTCGTGCTCAAGATGGACAAAAAGGACCGGAGTACGCTGGAGGAGGTGACGAAGATCGATCTGAGCCGAGTGTACGCGTACATTGGACGGGAAGCGAAGCGGGACCAGGCGGGATTGCGGTGGGCGATAACGCTCGTGGAGCAGGATTTCCGGAAGAG ATCCCGCGACTCACCATTCATTGGCCACCTGTTTGGTGGCGTCGATTTCAACGAGCAAATCCTGTGGTATTCCAGCATTCTGCACAGCCTCCACAGGGATGACATTCTGCCGAGCAGTGATTTGTTCTTCTAG